Proteins encoded together in one Thermococcus gammatolerans EJ3 window:
- a CDS encoding molybdopterin-guanine dinucleotide biosynthesis protein MobB gives MRAVAFVGFKKSGKTTTVEAVARVLKERGYRIAIAKSMHADFDRENSDTWRFSKVADAVIVRAHDTDALLFKAKDINALFSTVSADFLLLEGFKSIQHVPKVICARSEKDVRELNDGLAIAVSGVIASTGVEKIGDLPVIDATKEPERLANLVEKRAFMLPNIDCGLCGFRCAEMARMIVRGEKTIKDCVVLSSRPKVTVKIDGQILPMKDWVQELVEKTVKGMLSAMKGYREGRRIEIVIRDE, from the coding sequence ATGCGCGCGGTTGCCTTCGTTGGCTTTAAAAAAAGCGGTAAGACGACAACCGTTGAGGCGGTTGCTAGAGTCCTCAAGGAACGTGGCTACCGCATTGCAATAGCGAAGAGCATGCACGCGGACTTTGACAGGGAGAACAGCGACACGTGGAGGTTCTCAAAGGTAGCTGACGCCGTTATTGTCAGGGCACACGACACCGATGCACTCCTCTTCAAAGCCAAGGACATAAACGCGCTCTTCTCGACGGTCTCTGCCGACTTTCTCCTGCTCGAGGGCTTCAAATCAATCCAACATGTCCCCAAGGTGATTTGCGCAAGAAGCGAGAAAGACGTGAGGGAGCTCAACGACGGCTTAGCCATAGCAGTAAGCGGAGTTATAGCCTCGACCGGTGTTGAAAAGATAGGCGATCTTCCTGTGATTGACGCGACGAAAGAGCCGGAGAGGCTCGCCAATCTGGTTGAGAAAAGGGCATTCATGCTCCCCAACATCGATTGCGGCCTCTGTGGGTTCAGATGTGCTGAGATGGCGAGGATGATCGTGAGGGGTGAGAAAACGATTAAAGACTGTGTCGTCCTCAGCTCGAGACCCAAGGTCACGGTCAAGATAGACGGTCAGATCCTGCCAATGAAGGACTGGGTTCAGGAGCTCGTGGAGAAGACGGTAAAGGGCATGCTTTCAGCCATGAAGGGTTACCGCGAGGGCAGGAGGATAGAGATAGTGATCAGGGATGAATAA
- a CDS encoding LSm family protein, translating to MSGDGKQYLLDRTLERWKGKRIAVGIGSETSFSGILADFDEEVILLRDVTDYTGNRTKELIAKIDDINWITLL from the coding sequence ATGAGCGGAGACGGAAAGCAGTACCTCCTTGACAGAACTCTGGAGAGATGGAAGGGGAAGCGGATTGCCGTTGGGATCGGCAGCGAGACCAGCTTTTCTGGAATTCTGGCGGACTTCGATGAGGAAGTAATCCTGCTGAGGGACGTGACGGACTACACAGGAAACCGGACGAAGGAACTCATAGCGAAAATCGACGACATAAACTGGATAACCCTGCTATGA